The genomic stretch CTAGCCCGGCCCGAGGTGGGAGTTGGATTGTGCTATGGTCTATAGTTTTGTGGCCCAGAGGTGCTGGCTGTGTAAAGCTGGCCCGCACCGTTGTACAACTCTAGTTGAATCTAGTGATTGAAACATGAATGAATAACTCATGGGTCTCAGGTTCGAACCTTCTTGGACACAATTTGCCTAAGATTATGACCCATAGAAAATTGCTTTGAAAATTACATCACGAACTTAGAAAAAGTTTTCGGATTGATTAAGAATGTACCTTCCAAGCATCATTACAGTGGCCTGAGGATTAGTCCCGGGTGAGTCGTAAAACGTAGATCCATCGATAACCCTTAAACCGTCAGTGCCGAGAACCTTATACTCCTTATCAACCACCCTATTAACTTGACAACCTCCATGATAATGCCATATAGTCAATACAGTGTCTATGCAAAATTGTTCCAAGGAAAATGCAGTGTCAAGATGTCTTGCCCTATAATTTAGAGGTAAGTTAACTGCCATGCTGATAAGTGCCTGTACCGACATTCCTGGGACGCGAAAACTTTGGTAAGGCTCAGATTCTATGACATTGATTATAGTTTGCATTCCCATGACACACTTTTCTAGATCCTCAGGGTCCTCGAAGTAGTTGAATCGGACACTTGGATTGTCGTTTGGATCTAATGTCGTCAAACGAAGGTACCCTGTAGACTTAGGACCTGCAATCTTCTCTAGGAGTATGCCGCCGTTGAATGTTCCATTTATGAGCGAATTTACGTATTCAATTGTTCTCAGAAAGTCATCTGCTATACTTTCTTTTTGTGCTTGGCCACCCTACAGAATTTAGAAATAAGAcgattaatttggaataaattttggAGAGACAAGagacaataaaagtggaatggaatttagtgaataatttttttttttttttttttttttatgatgagggggttgaatccctgggcccatgcattcccgcaccaccacatggaccatgtaagtcaCTCCTTTTGGGGGCTGCAGTGGTCGAGTGATCATCACCCCAACtcgtagtcgaacccgggacctctcaactactgagtttctgcaagcttcaaggtttaacccggctaccactggactaacaccacttggttgtgAATAATTTTAAGTCGGTACAATAATTAGTTTTTGGCTCAACCAGAAATGAAAATCACTCCAATGATTGATTATATTCAAAAACAGCCTCTTTGTactgctaacacaagggtaagactGTGTACATCCAACTCCCCCTTATCCCACAATTTACGGGAGCCATTGAGGTGCTGGGATAATGTTAAATTGAATGGAATTATGGTGTATCGTACCTGCGAAACTGCAGTTTGAGGAGAATTTGGAAGATTTTGAGTGAAAGCACCAATGGAGTTAGACCCACTAGCAGCTTCAATAAAACTGCCAAAGTCAGTAATCCCAACAACTTGTATCAGGGATGTCTCGACACCGATAGGAGAAGGAATGAAGAGGGCATTCATTGGATTATCTGACATTCCTTGCCCAACCTGTGGTTGGTTCACCAGAACCTCAATGCCATGTGCCTTTAGCTCACTAGCCGGCCCGATCCCACTCAGCATCAACAACTGTGGGCTACCAAGTGCACCGGCTGATACTATCACCTCGTTCTTCACTCCTGGTCGTAGTAGCGCTTGGTGGACTCCTCCGTTTGAGTCCTTGTACAGGACACCGTATGCTCGTGGTTTTCCTGttttaacatcagtaaggattgtCAAGATATGCAGTTATCAGTTATAAGTTGTAAAGTGGCATTTAGTCTGCAATTCTCGACACAATTTTCATTCTAACAGCTATGGAGCTGCGATTTAATTTAGAGGGGCCTCGTCTAGGCCCCCTTCCGCCCTGACGTTCTGTTTATATGAAAACAGTCTTTCTGTTTCGAACCCCACGGCAAGAAATCATAAAATCTCACTTTTGACGGACACACTATCTGTCTAAAGTTGTAGACTGGTCAAATATGTCAgcactttcataataagacaaacaaccaGTGGGATGCTGCCTGCTCTGCTGGGGGTGgttgtcttattatgaaagtggtgacatatttgacccgtttacatctttagacggatatacccgtctaaaATGAGACTAATTGGGAAACAATTCAAGTGGTAACTGAATCTCACCTTTTTTGCTGAACAAGATTTTTTGAGCAGTTGCATAGAGATAGACAGTAGCGCGGCGAGGATCAGCATACTCTAACAAATCAGCAGCAGTATGGCGGCGACCATTTCTGTCGAAGATGGTCCCACCAAACTTTGTCCCACGAATATGATCATAGGTAAAACCATTATAAGGCCGAACCCCGGCCTCAAGTAATCCATTTTTAACAGCAGTTTGGTACTGAAGCATAGCAGGCTCATGAGCTACCTTATTTTCAACCCATTGGTATGACTGGTTCACCAGCCCATAATCCCATCCAACTCTCGCAACAAAATCGGGTTGGGCTCTTGTGTAAAACCCGGCATTGATGGCGGATCCTCCACCTAGGACATTGGCACGGGCATTGATGACTCCGTCTTCAGAGATAAATCTTTGTGCTGGTGAAGATGGTGAGGTATTAGCTAAGTTTGCGTCAAATGAGCCAATGTCTTCTATATTTTTGTTTCCGTAAGGGGATCCTCCTCTTTCTAGGAGTAAGACGGTTGAACCGCTGGAAAGAGTGGCGGTTAGCGAACACCCGGCTGTTCCTCCTCCTACAACTATGTAATCGAAGTACCCGACTGGTGGAGCTGATGTTGCTGGTTTAACAAAGGAGTAGTATGGGGCTGCacatagacaaaaaaaaaaaaaagaattacttCCTTAATATCTCTACGAAAAATATTCGCAATTTGGTGCCCTGATATTTGGGCTAATTCTATTTTAGTGACTTCGAGTTCACTAATTTCACTTTGGTGACACGAGATTTGAGTCATTTTTCACTTTGACTTAGGTTGGAAAAATTCCTAGTCAAATACATATAATAAGTCATAACATAATCAAGTAATTCAAATTTCATCCAAAATAATTTCCTAGGGTATGTCTTGCACATTGACTATTATGCACTCCCTCCGGCATTCAACAGATTATTTACTTTTTTATTCTTATGTGAGGAGTGTTTTAATAAAAAAGCGAGCATTTGTTGAATTGGAGAGAGTATTGTTATTTGTTAATGAAATGATGGGTCACACAACAATTCTCTGACTATATTGGTACATAATTACTACCAACATGAATGCAGGAGTTGATGTATAGCAGCAACATTACCCCAGTGTTTCAGTGCCTCCCGCAAATTGCAGGGTAGGGGGTCTGATGtatgcagccttacccttgtgttaccAACAGAAAGAGGTTTCCGAAATGCAGGATTTGATGTAATGCCAAAAAAAAACATAGTAAAAACTCAAAAGGGTACCTTTATCAGCTGAACAAGAAGTAAAAAAGATTGAAAACCCAAGAACATAAGCCAAAACAATCCTCCAATGCTCAAAATCCATCATGGCCTACTTATCTCAGCTCCTCGAGTCGAAACGACTGACTAACTCAAGCGTAACTCAACCTGAAACTCTACAAAATTCCGGTACAAAGAGTTTTGTCTAAGATTTTTGAACTTAAGTCATACAAATGTTGGAATATTTTCAACAAGTGTGTATGTGTTGTACACTAAGAGCTACTCTTAAGTTTTAAGCTTATAGTGGAGTGTGTGTATATAGTATATATAGTGTCCCTACTTATAAGTGgcgcaataaaagacaataattAGCCGTTTAATACAGCAAAAAAAAGTGGAGGGAACTCATAATTATTGTGGGTTGTTAATGGttggaagaaaaagaagaagattaTTGAAGCACATACATAGCTTAGCTTTTGTGTAGTTGGGAAGTTGTGTTGTGTGTATTGTTTGTGTATGTGTTTCTACCTTTGTCCCTTTTTTTTAGGTCTTCTTTCTATATTTATTTCTAGTAAAATGTCTTGAGAATCATTGACTCTCAAGTCTTCTACATGTGATCTTGTCTTTGTGTAACTGTGGAGTATTAAGTACATGGCTGACTAGCTAAGTGAGACCTCCTGCTCTGAAGCCCTGAGGGTGATGTGACCACATCTCTAATGAGTTTTAATGATTATTTACTCATATATATCGGTATATTATGTTACTTTGACCCGGCTGTAAGTGTTATACGGTTGTTTCTTGTGAAATTTCCAATTTTTTGGTCTAGTATGAAGTTTCGAACTAATTGCAACCAGGTTGTCTAATAGCATGTTCAAAAGGTTCTTAGAACTAAGGCTCATtcaatcatttgttcttgtttactAGCTGAATGTTAGGTCTGAGTACTAGTTGCTACAAAAAAACCAAGTTTTGCTATTATATGGGGTCTCAAATTGTCTTGTAGAACCAGGTTCCTCAAATCCATTCCACAGCCATAGACGTGGCCAAAGAGAAGTAGTGTTGGAGTAACACGGCTGAAAATGGTCGCTCAATCGCTCACAAGGAATAAGACTCGTTACATTTGACCGCGCGCATGTGCCATGTCATAGGCCTAAGCCTCTAAAAGACGTACAATATGGTAATGTGCTAATGTTGGTGAATTGTTGACGGAATTCTTTTGTCTACAATGTTTAATCTTTTGTGGAAACACTCTTCCTATATTCTTACATTATGGTGGTGGTAGACGTACAATTGTGTTGATAATTTTGGTATTACCCTTCTCTCAATACGGAAGACAATTGCGTTGTTAATTTAGTCATTGTCGATCTATATTGTCCATCCATCCCCATTCCCATACTCAAATTGTGATTGTGCCATGTCTATGTTTTGCAACCTATCTATCATCTAAACTCCATTATTTGAATATGCAATCTATTATCTAGACTCGGATGATTTGAACGTGCAATCTATCATCCACGCACCTTCGACCTCTTACGTAAACCTAATACCTCTTCAGTATTGTAATGATGCAagcaataatacaacataaacaCTTGTGTAAAGCGGTTTTACACAAATTTATCGTAGAGCCGACTATAAATTGTCCTGCTGCTGGCTTATCGCCAGTGGTGGAGCTAGAGAAAGGCTAGTAGGGGCGCTTGCCCCGCTGACGATCAGAAATTTCAAAGTTTTATTTTAGTTAAACTTTTCCCAACTTCTTTCGAATTTCCCATAAATATTACCCGTTCGTCCTCGATGGGGTCaattcctggctccgccactgcttGTCGGgatcttttagtaaacaattttaCCCACTGATAGACTTGTGTTTGCCTCCGTTTTACAACTACATTactgtaaaaccgtcttacacaagACTAACCCTACCTAAGAATATATATTAGGCAATTATTCTAGTTCCAAAGACCTGAATTTTGCAGCATTTTTTCAGCAACTTTGTTGGTCCTTACTcctataacattaaaataaataattacccTACAAAATTGAAAGTATAGTAGTAAAATGTGAATAATTCAGACAATTGATCATGATCAAATGCCCTTAGATCGATTGGGGCTTGTAGTCTGATGTACATCCGTATTCCTTCTAGACAGACTAATATACAACCTGTCTCTTGTCCCAGTTGTTTTTGTTGACCTTTTAAATATTACAGCATTTatttttttactttatttttttatttctgACCTAATCTAAAGCACATTTATGATAAATGAGTCCCACAAAAATTTAGATACACTCCTACACACACAATCAATGACCTAATAATAACTACAACATCCGTACTACTGTTTTTTGGAAAAAATTGATTTTACTTAGTTGGAGATTTACTATCTCGTGACTTTGTAAAATATGTAATGAAGTTGGCTCGATCGTGTGCACTTGTGGAGCGTGTTGGTTTTTATGTTGTGAAATGAAGGGGATTTAAACCTGTAATGTacgagtattatttattatttattattatattgttgttgttgtcagtCTTAGGCCTTGTTCTTTATTTCGgttgaaataaactaaactgGATTGAGCTTAATTAGCTGAATTGATGAACCGAGTTGAATAGAGTTGACTTGAGTTGAACTAAATAAATGGAGTTAAAGTAAGAGTTAACTGAGCTGAAATTAAGCCTTAAAAAACCGGACCTTAGACTTATTCGGTTTCACAATTGAAGTACGTACATAACAATGTACCCTTGTTGGTTACTCCTACGACATGTGTAATGATTTTTCTTAATTCTATCAACAATGTACCCTTATTTGGAAGGTGTGTAAATATTGGTCCTAAAAGATGAGAATGTACAGATTAAGTAAACGTTTACGTACAAAGATAGGTCACTGTCTAAGTGGGTGTACTCAAGTAAATGAAAGGTTAGAGAATACACATGGTGTTCTCACTACTCCCCAATTTACAGtaatatcacaaattctcatcgGTGAAGCGTAGTTTGTACTTTGTAATGTCTcgtaaataattaaaataatgttGAAAGAGAAAGGTGGTTGTGAGATGTCACAAACACCTTTACCTTTTCGTTACAAGCAAGAACAAATATAGCACTCCATAGTATATTTTACAGAAATGAGTTTGTTTGATTCGGGTGTATTATTTGTACTCTATATCTTTTTTTTCGtctaaaaatataatattttgtaATATTAGATTTAATGTTTGTACGATTTGGATGCATTTTAATTttcaactagttttgtgacccgtgaaaatcacgggtttgacttttttttgttgttttgttttcggTGTATTGTTCGTGAAAGTGTTTTTCGGATTTTTCTGTACTTTCTTTTTTACTTGGAGATATATTAAAGTtagggtattttgaaattttgtgatatgAGTCAAAACTATGTAATGAGGAATGACACCAAAACTCCTAAGTTTGTATGATGGTTTGATTTATCTTAATGACAACCCCTAAGTTAGTATTCCATTTTAATATTCGATCATTGTAACCACTAAATTAAACTTACTTAAGCGAAACAAAAATACTTGGT from Silene latifolia isolate original U9 population chromosome 5, ASM4854445v1, whole genome shotgun sequence encodes the following:
- the LOC141656583 gene encoding protein HOTHEAD-like, encoding MMDFEHWRIVLAYVLGFSIFFTSCSADKAPYYSFVKPATSAPPVGYFDYIVVGGGTAGCSLTATLSSGSTVLLLERGGSPYGNKNIEDIGSFDANLANTSPSSPAQRFISEDGVINARANVLGGGSAINAGFYTRAQPDFVARVGWDYGLVNQSYQWVENKVAHEPAMLQYQTAVKNGLLEAGVRPYNGFTYDHIRGTKFGGTIFDRNGRRHTAADLLEYADPRRATVYLYATAQKILFSKKGKPRAYGVLYKDSNGGVHQALLRPGVKNEVIVSAGALGSPQLLMLSGIGPASELKAHGIEVLVNQPQVGQGMSDNPMNALFIPSPIGVETSLIQVVGITDFGSFIEAASGSNSIGAFTQNLPNSPQTAVSQGGQAQKESIADDFLRTIEYVNSLINGTFNGGILLEKIAGPKSTGYLRLTTLDPNDNPSVRFNYFEDPEDLEKCVMGMQTIINVIESEPYQSFRVPGMSVQALISMAVNLPLNYRARHLDTAFSLEQFCIDTVLTIWHYHGGCQVNRVVDKEYKVLGTDGLRVIDGSTFYDSPGTNPQATVMMLGRYMGQRILAQRR